TTATCCACAGCCGCCGCCCGGCCCACCGCCTTTTCGCTTTTAATCGCCACTTTTTCCCCTGTGTGTCCCGCAAGGGTGTTGCCAGTGTAGCCTGAAAAGGCTTGAGGACTTGTGAGCGCATGCTCACGCCTTTTTGAAGTGTTGCCAGTTGAGACGTTTCGGCTGTTGATGCCCTCATTCGAAGGTATTTTCATGGAGTTAACCACATCTATTATTATATTATTAGTGTTTCTAGTGTTACCAGCATCTGTATGTAGACGTTTTGTCGTTTGTTCTTTTTCAAAATGGCCTTTCTGAGCTTCTACGGCCTCTTTTGCTGATTTAACATCTTGCGCCTTTTTTGCCTCATCTGGGCTTATTCTCTCCATTACCAACAGGATATCCGGGTTTATCCACAACTCATAACTAGCATTACTACCATGCCATACCTTCCTGGAGATCACACCTGCTTCCATTAACTTCTGGATATGACGTTGGACTGTGCGGGTACTTGAATGACTCAATTTGGCCAGCTGCACATTGTTGGTTCTCAGTGATGGCAAATTGTCCTTATCTACTTTTTCTACTCCATTGGCTTTAATCAGAGCTGAACCATATAGTCTTATCAGTTCTTTAGCTGTTGCTGATACACTTTGTCTTATCTGTAGCGATAGGTCTTCTGTTTTGCTGTTGTAGGTTTTGACATATCTATCAAGGGCTTTGAAGGCCGTATGGTAATGAAGAAAGATCATTGTTGCTTTAGTTTATGGAGTTAATTGTTTGAAAAGAGTTTGAATTGGATGTTGATCAGTTATTGTTCTTTGCTGTTGCTTCGTGATCAGGGTTCATGTTCAACAGGTGAGCCATTGACTGATAGCTTCTCTTCTTGACTGGCTTTGTAAACCTTACACTTTCGTAGATGTCCAAACTTGGAACTCATGTCTTTGAAGCTTTTGCCACAGATACAGATCAACTCCTTTTCAGCTTGTTCTTTGAAATTTCGAAGGTTTTCCAGTTCCTCTTGTTGTTCTGTGTTTAGCTGTTCTTGTGCTGATAGCTTCTCCTTGTAACTAGAAAGCTTCTGGTTCAATTCATCATTGCTACCTGTTAATTCCTGTTCCTTTTCCTGATGAGATTTTAGTTGAGTCTGGTATTGGTTAAGTTCTGACCTGAGCTTGTTGATATAGATTCTCAGGTCATTGACCAACTTGTTGAACCTTGATCGCTTCATGATCTGAGCTTTGAACAGTTCACTAAAATGATGGACCGTGAAAGCGAATGTTCCTCCGTAGATTAACATCGTAACTGCCTTTGTGATCAGTTCGAGGTAATTCCTGGTATGAGGATCGATTTGTTGTTCAGGGTTAGAGAACCGGTAGAAGAGTTCATAGAACACAACCACACCATCCCAGGCCAACTCATTGATGAAGAAGATTGAGATAGCGAAGATGACTGCTTTTGAATCTCCTATCCATATCAAGGCAAAGACAATGAGGTCAAATATGATCACCACAGAATAAGCGTGGTAGAGGCTGACTGAAGTGCTTATCTTCATATATAGATGCGCACTGTGGTCAAGGTTATTGATCATTGCCCCGCTGACAATCAACATCAGGAAGGTGCGGAAGTTGAAGACGGTCGCTATCCATTTTTCACGGATTTCGATAGGATTACCAGAGGAGTCAGTTTTTTTATTACTATTCATGTTATTTGATGTTTGAAGCTTTGAAAGACTTGGAGTTTGTTACCAGAGAATCACAAGGAGGCGTGATGCTTAAAAAAGGGATGACCTCAATTGAAGCTGCTCA
This genomic stretch from Cytophagales bacterium harbors:
- a CDS encoding winged helix-turn-helix domain-containing protein, yielding MIFLHYHTAFKALDRYVKTYNSKTEDLSLQIRQSVSATAKELIRLYGSALIKANGVEKVDKDNLPSLRTNNVQLAKLSHSSTRTVQRHIQKLMEAGVISRKVWHGSNASYELWINPDILLVMERISPDEAKKAQDVKSAKEAVEAQKGHFEKEQTTKRLHTDAGNTRNTNNIIIDVVNSMKIPSNEGINSRNVSTGNTSKRREHALTSPQAFSGYTGNTLAGHTGEKVAIKSEKAVGRAAAVDKCELSEKAHKDAGEKGRHRVREGNGDKSPENQARAATSFYAERLWNLAKNVLYRDAYLTERQELAAKRLLRKWYEPVTEDRLTRVHEIYTERIFLVKKYIQKDPENRYVQLPDRYFDPTNRHGFTGSKKWWEVQEKRKQEVQLKLILNAQIRRYLNNEKKDTAKRKPSLEMYRDCEQRIGKLGDPMLLKQFHASILSSHSNLQLN